Proteins from one Gimesia maris genomic window:
- a CDS encoding outer membrane protein assembly factor BamB family protein, whose translation MAQRLNESSVGITIPTQQQLGLYDLERVWWGQATVDPHRDKIVHLSIDEINLYALSTAGIITAFNNETGKKLWATQLGRGNNIGYAPVSNSKYVYITVGTKLYAIDRLNGEIDWELQLPGSASTSPTVDEDAIYVGTLNGRMYAWDLKKLNELSNEGKLPAWRESAIRWTYQTGDTINTPAIVTNRTLLFASQDGSLYSVTLQDRQLAFQFETDAPISASLAEEGKSLFLASEDQNLYCLNLLNGIVRWRIRSSFPLVYPVSVLDKDVYLSSKKNGLFQLSAQTGQEHWWQPLGSRFISLSPTRVYATDEIGNLLVLSRTDGAVLSAVPLRKYQVKLMNEQTDRIFCSSESGIILCLKQKDLPFPIRFKNQDKYPILPDIAPEPAAKDVQSDAAANGDNTDN comes from the coding sequence TATCACCATTCCTACACAACAACAGTTAGGACTGTACGATCTCGAACGCGTCTGGTGGGGGCAGGCTACTGTTGATCCTCATCGCGATAAAATTGTGCATTTATCGATCGACGAAATCAATTTGTATGCATTATCTACGGCAGGCATCATAACGGCATTTAATAACGAAACCGGCAAAAAACTGTGGGCGACTCAACTGGGTAGGGGAAATAATATCGGCTATGCGCCGGTCTCCAATTCAAAATATGTTTACATCACTGTGGGGACTAAATTATACGCCATCGACAGGCTGAATGGTGAAATTGACTGGGAACTTCAATTACCAGGTTCTGCGTCTACAAGTCCCACGGTCGACGAAGATGCTATTTATGTAGGCACATTGAATGGCCGAATGTATGCATGGGACCTGAAAAAGCTGAATGAATTAAGTAATGAGGGAAAACTTCCGGCATGGCGTGAAAGTGCTATCCGTTGGACATATCAGACCGGCGATACCATCAACACCCCTGCGATCGTTACAAACCGTACTTTGCTGTTCGCCAGCCAGGATGGTTCACTTTATTCGGTGACACTCCAGGATCGTCAGCTTGCATTTCAGTTTGAAACTGATGCACCCATTTCAGCCAGTCTTGCTGAAGAAGGTAAGAGCCTTTTTCTTGCTTCTGAGGATCAGAATCTATACTGTCTGAATCTCTTGAACGGAATCGTGCGCTGGAGAATCCGATCCTCGTTTCCATTAGTCTATCCGGTTTCAGTTCTGGACAAAGACGTTTATCTTTCTTCAAAGAAAAATGGTCTGTTCCAACTGTCAGCTCAAACAGGCCAGGAACATTGGTGGCAACCACTGGGGTCTCGATTTATTTCGCTGTCACCCACTCGCGTGTATGCTACAGATGAGATTGGAAATTTACTGGTACTTTCCCGCACCGACGGTGCGGTTCTTTCTGCTGTGCCACTTCGTAAATACCAGGTGAAGCTGATGAACGAGCAGACGGATCGAATTTTCTGTTCGTCAGAATCGGGAATTATTCTGTGCCTGAAGCAGAAGGACCTTCCATTTCCGATCCGCTTTAAAAATCAGGATAAATATCCGATTCTTCCCGACATCGCTCCAGAACCCGCAGCAAAAGATGTTCAGTCAGACGCTGCAGCGAACGGAGACAATACCGATAATTAG